GAAGGCCCTGGTCAACACGGCGGCCGGGCTGTCGGTGGCCTTGCCCTCGCTGGCGATGCACCACTTCTTCCGCAACCGCATGGTCAACATCGGCATCACGCTGGAACGCCAGCTGGGCCGCCTGCTGGACGAAGTGCGCGCACGGGAAGACAAGCGGGAGACGCACCATGCACATTGATCTCGGCGACGACGAGCAGCCCGAGATCGGCCTGATCGCGCTGATCGACTGCATCTTCTTTTTGCTGATGTTCTTCATGGTCGCGACCTCGTTCAAGCAGAAGGAAACGCAGCACAAGGACAAGGCCATCCCGATCACGCTGCCGCGCTCCTCCGCCACGCTCGACCTGCTTGATGCCGCGCCCGATCCGCTGGTGATCCGGGTCGACCGCGCGGGCCAGGTGGCGATCGGCGAGGACAAGCTGTCGGTCGAGGCCCTGCATGCACGTCTGTCGGGCGAGGCGCATGCGCATCCTGGCCGGCCGGTGCGCATCGAGGGCGATGGCAATGCTTCTTACCAGTCCATCGTCCATGTGCTCGACCTGTGTCAGTTCGAAGGCCTGACCAATATCGCGATGCGTGCGCGGCGGCAGTAAATGAATGCCGACGCGACTTCCCGGCTGGACGGTCCGAGCATGGTCGAGCCGTGGCGACACCGATCCTGGCTGCTCGCATCGCTGGCGGCGCACGGCATGCTCGCGGCCAGCCTTTACACGGCCGGCCCTGTACACGTTGCCATCAAGCGCGACGACGGCTTGCGCGCGCAGGTCGCGCAGTCGCTGCAGCACACGGAGGAGCGCCAGATGCGGCGCGAGCTGCGCACGATGGAGGAAATCCGCGATGCGCTGGCGGAAAGCGCGGGCCAAGCCGGCGGCGAAGGAAAGGGCGGCACGGACACCGCCAGGTCGCCCGATCCCGCTGCGCGGGCGCGTGAATTGGCCCGGCAGATCGAGCAAGTGCAGCGAAAGATCCGTGCCACCGAGATGGCGCGCCTGCTGCGCATCCCCGAGGCCGAAGCCCTCAAGCGCGTGCAGCGCGAGGAGGCGCGCAGGCCCAGGCCCGCGCCGCCGAAGCACGCAAGCCCGGAAGTCCAGGTGGCCCGGCTGGCGCAACAGGCCAGGGCCGCCCTGGCGCAGCGCCGCGCGCAATTGCTGGCGCAGCAGCAGGGTGTCGCCATCAAGCCGGAGACCGCAGTCAAGCCGGAGACCGGAGAACTGAAGCCAGGCCGGCCGCAAGGTGGCAAGGCCGGCCAGGGACCGGGTACGGGCAAGTCGCCCGGCCAGGGTGGCCAGGGGCAAGGCAATGGCCAGATG
This window of the Massilia sp. WG5 genome carries:
- a CDS encoding biopolymer transporter ExbD, which gives rise to MHIDLGDDEQPEIGLIALIDCIFFLLMFFMVATSFKQKETQHKDKAIPITLPRSSATLDLLDAAPDPLVIRVDRAGQVAIGEDKLSVEALHARLSGEAHAHPGRPVRIEGDGNASYQSIVHVLDLCQFEGLTNIAMRARRQ